A section of the bacterium SCSIO 12696 genome encodes:
- a CDS encoding D-2-hydroxyacid dehydrogenase — protein sequence MNKLLIVSKDAEEYANHLRYRNLPALQMSMAQNTEQAQELITDANIVLGTPALVAPLLHKADKLQWVQSSFAGIEPFCSAGLRTDYRLTGVKDIFGSLMSEYVFAYLLAFERNVLATRDNQLNKQWQTMPYRRLEFLSIGICGLGSIGQQIAKTAMHFNMKVLGLSRSATQLPMVEKVFSPSEICHLAKQVDYLVTVLPNTPETHGIINRDVLDALGPTGVFINVGRGAAVDEYALINALKTKAIRGAVLDVFQTEPLPQESPLWELENVFITPHNSAITFAEDIVELFCENYRLFQAGEALNYIVDFDRQY from the coding sequence ATGAATAAGCTTCTGATCGTGTCAAAAGACGCCGAAGAATACGCAAACCACCTGCGTTATCGAAATTTACCCGCCCTTCAAATGTCCATGGCTCAAAATACCGAGCAGGCTCAGGAGCTCATTACTGATGCCAATATTGTATTGGGCACGCCCGCTTTAGTAGCGCCTCTTTTACACAAAGCGGACAAGCTGCAGTGGGTGCAATCGTCCTTTGCGGGCATAGAACCGTTTTGCAGCGCGGGGCTGCGTACCGACTATCGGTTAACCGGTGTGAAAGACATATTCGGTTCGCTGATGAGCGAATACGTGTTTGCTTATCTATTGGCCTTTGAACGCAATGTGCTGGCGACCCGCGATAACCAACTCAACAAGCAGTGGCAAACAATGCCGTACCGCCGTTTGGAATTCTTGTCTATCGGCATTTGCGGGTTGGGCTCCATCGGCCAGCAGATCGCAAAAACTGCCATGCACTTTAATATGAAAGTGCTCGGTTTAAGCCGATCAGCAACTCAGCTGCCAATGGTTGAAAAAGTCTTTTCTCCCTCCGAGATTTGCCACCTGGCCAAACAGGTGGACTACCTGGTTACGGTTTTACCCAATACTCCAGAGACTCATGGCATTATCAATCGCGATGTTCTCGACGCTTTGGGCCCTACAGGCGTGTTTATCAATGTGGGTAGAGGCGCTGCAGTGGATGAGTACGCGCTTATAAACGCCCTGAAAACCAAAGCCATTCGCGGCGCGGTTTTGGATGTGTTTCAAACCGAACCACTGCCTCAAGAAAGCCCGCTGTGGGAATTAGAGAATGTCTTTATTACACCCCACAATTCAGCGATCACTTTTGCCGAAGATATTGTCGAGCTGTTTTGCGAAAATTACCGACTGTTTCAGGCGGGAGAAGCATTAAATTATATAGTGGATTTTGACAGGCAGTATTAG
- a CDS encoding nuclear transport factor 2 family protein: MSTDQPRPPLPPFTRETAVQKVRMAEDGWNNRNPEKVALAYTADSQWRNRAEFPQGREQIVEFLQRKWAREQEYRLIKELWAFDGHRIAVRFAYEWHDDNGNWYRSYGNENWEFDENGLMAKRYASINDRPIQESERKLHWPQGPRPDDHPGLSELGL, encoded by the coding sequence GTGAGTACTGACCAGCCTCGCCCTCCGCTGCCACCGTTCACCCGCGAAACTGCCGTGCAAAAAGTGCGTATGGCGGAAGACGGCTGGAACAACCGCAACCCGGAAAAAGTCGCACTGGCCTACACCGCCGATAGCCAATGGCGTAACCGGGCCGAGTTCCCTCAAGGGCGTGAGCAAATTGTCGAGTTTCTGCAACGCAAGTGGGCCAGAGAGCAGGAATACCGATTAATCAAAGAACTGTGGGCGTTTGATGGCCATCGTATTGCCGTGCGCTTTGCTTATGAATGGCACGACGATAACGGAAATTGGTACCGCTCCTACGGCAATGAAAATTGGGAGTTTGACGAAAACGGCCTGATGGCCAAGCGCTACGCCAGCATTAATGATCGACCCATTCAGGAAAGTGAGCGCAAGCTTCACTGGCCCCAAGGGCCCCGTCCGGACGATCACCCGGGGCTGAGTGAATTGGGGCTATAG
- a CDS encoding glyoxalase has translation MQLTPFHLAIQVRDIAEAREFYGVKMGLEEGRSADDWIDFNLFGHQLVVHFSPELGKTGKVPGFSSSVDGHGVPIPHFGVVMPFEQWQQFAQRVAGFIDSFVIEPYVRFKGQPGEQGTLFFLDPSGNALEFKGFKHIETELFEK, from the coding sequence ATGCAACTGACACCTTTTCATCTGGCCATTCAGGTTCGTGATATCGCCGAGGCCAGAGAATTTTATGGCGTGAAAATGGGGCTTGAAGAAGGCCGCAGTGCTGATGACTGGATTGACTTTAATCTATTTGGCCATCAACTGGTGGTTCACTTCAGTCCAGAGCTGGGCAAAACCGGCAAAGTGCCTGGCTTTTCAAGTTCAGTGGATGGGCACGGGGTTCCCATCCCGCACTTTGGTGTGGTGATGCCCTTTGAGCAGTGGCAGCAATTCGCCCAGCGAGTGGCGGGCTTTATCGACAGCTTTGTGATTGAACCCTATGTGCGTTTTAAGGGGCAGCCCGGGGAACAGGGCACGCTGTTTTTTCTGGACCCTTCGGGTAACGCGTTGGAATTCAAGGGCTTTAAACATATTGAAACAGAGCTATTTGAGAAGTAA
- the nrtS gene encoding nitrate/nitrite transporter NrtS codes for MPSTPDSFISLAISKKVVFSALKVSAIVGTALALINHGSALIKAAADAEVAIKIALTYLVPYCVSTYASVKAIQDCDGH; via the coding sequence ATGCCATCCACGCCCGATAGTTTTATAAGCCTGGCGATTTCAAAAAAGGTGGTTTTTTCCGCCTTAAAAGTATCCGCCATCGTGGGTACGGCACTGGCGTTAATCAACCACGGCAGCGCCCTGATAAAAGCGGCAGCGGATGCTGAGGTCGCGATCAAAATTGCACTGACCTATCTTGTGCCATACTGTGTATCAACCTATGCATCGGTAAAAGCCATACAAGACTGCGACGGGCACTAA